In a genomic window of Muntiacus reevesi chromosome 1, mMunRee1.1, whole genome shotgun sequence:
- the PRMT6 gene encoding protein arginine N-methyltransferase 6, whose protein sequence is MSQPKRRKLESGGGGEGGEGTEEEDGGELEVAVPRPRRTRRERDQLYYQCYSDVSVHEEMIADRVRTDAYRLGILRNWAALRGKTVLDVGAGTGILSIFCAQAGARRVYAVEASDIWQQAREVVRLNGLEDRVHVLPGPVETVELPEQVDAIVSEWMGCGLLHESMLSSVLHARTKWLKEGGLLLPASAELFVAPISDQMLELRLSFWSQMKQLYGVDMSCLESFATRCLMGHSEIVVQGLSGEDVLARPQCFARLELARAGLEQELEAGVGGRFRFSCYGSAPMHGFAIWFQVTFPGGDSEKPVVLSTSPFHPVTHWKQALLYLNEPVQVEQDTDVSGEITLLPSQDHHRHLRVLLRYKVGDQEEKTKDFAMED, encoded by the coding sequence ATGTCGCAGCCCAAGAGAAGAAAGCTTGAGTCGGGGGGCGGCGGCGAAGGAGGGGAGGGAACTGAAGAGGAAGATGGCGGAGAGCTGGAGGTGGCTGTGCCGCGACCCCGGAGGACTAGGCGGGAGCGGGACCAGCTGTACTATCAGTGCTACTCGGACGTATCGGTCCACGAGGAGATGATTGCCGACCGCGTCCGCACCGATGCCTACCGCCTGGGCATCCTGCGGAACTGGGCAGCGCTGAGAGGCAAGACCGTGCTGGACGTGGGCGCGGGCACCGGCATCCTCAGCATCTTCTGTGCCCAGGCCGGGGCCCGGCGCGTGTACGCGGTGGAGGCCAGCGACATCTGGCAACAGGCCCGGGAAGTGGTGCGGCTCAACGGGCTGGAGGACCGGGTGCACGTCCTGCCGGGACCGGTGGAGACGGTGGAGTTGCCGGAGCAGGTGGACGCCATCGTGAGCGAGTGGATGGGCTGCGGACTTCTGCACGAGTCCATGCTGAGCTCTGTGCTCCACGCGCGGACCAAGTGGCTGAAGGAGGGCGGTCTTCTCTTGCCGGCTTCCGCCGAGCTCTTCGTGGCGCCCATCAGCGACCAGATGCTGGAGTTGCGCCTAAGCTTCTGGAGCCAGATGAAGCAACTCTACGGCGTGGACATGAGCTGCCTGGAGAGCTTCGCCACGCGCTGCCTCATGGGCCACTCAGAGATCGTGGTGCAAGGCCTGTCCGGCGAGGATGTGCTGGCCCGGCCGCAGTGCTTTGCCAGGCTGGAGCTGGCCCGCGCCGGCCTGGAGCAGGAGCTGGAGGCCGGGGTGGGCGGGCGCTTCCGCTTCAGCTGCTATGGCTCGGCTCCCATGCACGGCTTTGCCATCTGGTTCCAGGTAACCTTCCCCGGAGGGGACTCGGAGAAACCCGTGGTGCTCTCCACCTCGCCTTTCCACCCCGTCACGCACTGGAAGCAGGCGCTCCTCTACCTGAACGAGCCGGTGCAAGTGGAGCAAGACACGGATGTTTCCGGAGAGATCACGCTGCTGCCCTCCCAGGACCACCACCGTCACCTGCGCGTGCTGCTGCGCTACAAAGTGGGCGACCAGGAGGAAAAGACCAAAGACTTTGCCATGGAGGACTGA